CTAAGTCCGGAATAAACGTGACGTCACCGTCACTGTCGCTCAGGAACAAGTCGATTTGCGACTCGTGTGGCATCTGCTTCTTCTGCATCTTCGAGTGAAGCTTTTTCACCTTCTCTCTTCGCTGCTTTGCAGAAGGAAGCTCCCTCTTTCTCCTAACAGGTTGAGGGCCTTGAGGTTTGATGGtgctgttgttgttgttgctaTTGTCAGTGGTGCTGCTTGGTCCGGGAAGAGGTTCCAGagagtttttttcttgtgtttcctCAGCAACAACAGGAGCAATTTTACCATCACCATCGGGAGCGCCGTCTTGCGTTACCCCTTTGGTGATTTCTAAAATGGGAGTTTCGGTGTTCTTCCGACCACCCCCAAACGCCATCTCCTCTTCCTCGTATCGGACGAGCTTTAAAGCCCAATTATCCTCGGGCTTCAGCTCGTCGCAATAGGGCAGCACTTTGTCGCTGAGCCTTTTAGGCAAGAAGATCTTATAGCCATTCTTTAGAAAAGCTATAACAACTTCTTGCCCAAAAGTGTTTAGCCCTGAGATGAACTTCTCGCACCTATAATAATGGCCTGTAGTCAATTTAGTTCTGTAGACTGGTTGCCTCTCCTGAGCCTCCTTAAACAGTTTGGTGAAATCCTGCGAAAGATGCGGTGTAAAACTCTTATTAGTAAATCGAATATAaacataataattataatataaaatatatacaataAATCTATAAGTCACATTTAACATCACTGATATGTAATCACACAATTTGATTAATAAATAGAAAGTAACCACATAATTTATTTGTTGAATAGAAAATATATCACTTTGGTAAATTTCTCATATCAATGCTTGTATGTGAAATACCTATTAATTGGGAGGAATTAACCAAATGATTAGAAGGTATCCCCCTTGGGAGTCTTCAGTGTGAATGGTTACCTATTGAGAGAAGGAATAAAGCCTTAGTATTCGGCCGGAGGACAAAACGGCGCGATCCTCTTCTCTGGAACAACTGGCAGCACATTCACGAATCACCTTTCACAATAAAAACTCACGGTCTTTTGGATTTTCACTGgatttatttaacttttgcacTTTGCAcgtttatttttgtgggattttttgcGGAAGTGAGGATTGACAAAGAGGGGAAATATTAGGGTTCACTTTTCGGTGTTGTTTCAGTGCTCGCCGCACGATCGGTTGGCGCTGATGGCGCTCAGGATTGTGTTGGCGCCAACACATTCCCCAGGGAAAAGTCACCCTTTGCCAGTTCTGATGTCTCCGGATGCTCTGATTCCGTAGGTAGCTTGGCCAAGACATGAATGGGGCGCTTGTAGGTGCCATTTTTCATCCTGATGGTGACCAAGCGGACCCTGCCGTCTCTTCCTGGATGGATATCCACTACACGAGCGATTGGCCATGACGCCCCGGATGAGGCATTGTCAAGCACGAGCACCACATCTCCCGGATGCAAATTTGAGTACTCCTTGTCCCACTTTGACCTGCGTTGTAAAGAGACTAGGTACTCACGTTTCCACCTCTTGGAGATGTCCTGGTATAGCTTCTGGGTGAGTTGCCATCGATCGAGTCGGAACACCTTCTCCAAGTCCCAGTCTGGAAGATTGGTGATTGGTTTTGTCATCAGTAGATGGGCCGGTGTGAGAGCATCAGGATCAGCTTCAGTTTCCGGGAGTGCAGTGAGAGGGCGGCTGTTCATTACTCCTTCAATCTGCGTGGTAACAGTCGTCAACTCTTCATAGGTTAGCACGGTTGTGCCCATGATGCGATTCAGGTGATACTTCAGCGTCTTCACTGCAGCTTCCCAGAGTCCACCCCAATGCGGAGAGCGAGGTGGGATGAAGTGCCAAGTGATTGAGTTTCCGGAGGTGGCATCAATGAGGGCATTCTGGTTGGCTGGATTTGCAAGAAATTTCCCCAGGGAGTGGGCAGCCCCGACGAAGTTTGTCCCGTTGTCGGAGTAAACATGATTGGGTGTTCCTCTTCTGGCAGAAAATCGGCGAAGTGAAGCCAAGAAAGCCTCGGTGGTGAGGTCGCCCACAACCTCAATGTGCACGGCCTTCACTGCCATACAGATGAATACTGCCAGATAGGTCTTCTGAACGGGTGCTTTTCGAAGTTTACTTGCCTTGACAAGCACGGGCCCCGCAAAGTCCACTCCAGTGGAGGCAAATGGTCGAGTCAGGGTGACACGAGGTGTCGGTAATTGGCCCATCAACTGTTTACAAGGTCGAGGTTTGGCTTTGTTGCAGGTGATACATCTCCAATAGACATCTCGTGGTAAACGTCTTCCAAAGATAGGCCAGAATTTGCGTCTAATCTCTGTCATGATAAGGGTAGGGCCTGCGTGCAGTAAACGGTAATGCTCATGATGTAGAATCATCTTGGCCAGCGGTCCACTGGGGAGGATCATGGGCTGCTTGGTATTTTCATCCACATTCGCATTTTCCAACCGCCCTTTCACACGCATAACCTTATCGTCATCCAAAAAGACTTGAAGATGACGTAGCTGTTTGCTCACTGGTGTCTTCTTTGGGCCAGATAATGTTTTGATGTCATCAACGAGCAACTCCTGTTGCTCCAGCCTCACCAGTACAATTTCTGCCCTCTGAATTTCTTCGGGAAGTAACGGTCCAGATTGCTGAGTACCTTTCCCTGTGATTTTGCTCAGAAATCGCAAAATCCATGCTATGACCCTTCGAATACGAGAAAACGAATTAGATTTTTGATATAGATACTCACGTATGTCGGGCCATTGAGCCGTGGTTGCGAGTAGGCATCCTTCTTGGTGACCTTCAGGTTCGGTTGGCCAGTACTCGATGGATTTTGAGAGCCAGTCCGGCCCCTTCCACCAGAGCGAGGATTCATCTAACTGTTCTGCCGTGACTCCCCTTGAAATCAAGTCCGCTGGATTGTGTGTGGTAGGAACGTGATGCCATCTTTCAGCCCTGGTATTGTTGAGGATGTCTTCCAGGCGCTTCTTAACAAATGCTTCACGTTTCACGGGTGATCTAATTTGGCACAACACAATCATAGCATCAGTCCAGCAGTAGTGGTTGTGACAGTTCAAGGAATCGCACACAGCTTTCAAGATCCTGGAACCCAATGCAGCAGCGCACAGCTCAAGCTTTGGGATTGTAGCGACCTTCACTGGTGCAACACGACACTTAGCTGTCAGAAGCCGGGTGGATCGGAATCCTGAAGAGTTTTCAGTCACGATGTATATGGCTGCGCCATATGCTTTCTTGCTGGCATCGGTGAATAAGTGCACTTCCCGTTTGGAAATTTGGGTGAATTCGGATATACACCGCGGAATTTTGATGTTGGGAATGAATCTCAAGGATTTGAGAAATGATATCCATTCACTAAGCACTGATTCCGGGACTTCCTCATCCCAATCACACTTGAGTTGCCAAAGATTCTGCATGAGACATTTGGCGTTCACCATTACCGGTCCAATAAATCCTAATGGATCAAATGTCCGTGCGATGAGAGAAAGCACTTGACGTTTGGTAGGGTGATTGCAGTTGATGTTTTCTGCAAGTTTATAGCTAAATTGATCAGATTAAGAGGTTCCACAGCAGGCCTAGGGTCTTCACTGGTTCATTATCAGCTACATTTGCGGTGACATCTTTGGCTTGCCCGCTACCGCAAAGACTGGGCGCGTTGGATGTCCATTTGTTGAGCTGTAGGCCAGCACCAGCCAGAAGCTCTATCAATTCGCTCTTGATTTGTTGGAGTTGTTCTATGGAATCTGCTGATACCAAACAGTCATCCACGTAGAATGATGAACGAATTGTTTCCTGGGCTGCTGGGAATTTGTCTCCATCTTCAGAGGCTAGCTGTATCAATGATCTTGTGGCCAAATAAGGTGATGACGCAACACCGAAACATAGGGTTCGGAATCGATATTCCTCAACTTCGCCTAACTTGTGAGTTCTCCAGAGGAATCTATGGTAATCTCTCTGCTCTGGTGTCACCAAGAACTGCAAATACATCTTGGTGATGTCGCATGTCAAAGCCCATTGATGTTGGCGAAACCTCCAAAGTGTTTCTATTAATGGCGGTTGAGTAAGTGGCCCGGTCAGGAGTGTATCATTGAGACTTAGACCGTTCTTGCTCTTGGAGCTGGCGTTGAATACCACTCTCAATTTCGTCGTTGTGGAACTCTCCTTGTACACCCCATGGTATGGTAAATAATAGGCCTTGCGATCGATCTCATCCTTCGGTACCTTTTCAATAATGCGTAAAGCTTGGTACTCAGCAAAAACTCCCTCATATTTGGCTCTCAAGTCTGGAGATGCTCTGAGCTTCCTCTCTAAGAAATAGAGCTGTCTTGCCGCATTTGGTTTGTTTGAAGGCAAGTCTTGTACCCTTTTGGTAAGGGGCAGATGAACGATGAATCTCCCTGTCTCATCTCGAGTAATAGTTTCTTGGTAGATCTTTTCAGCCTGTTCATCTTCATCTTTTCTTTCCGCTGGACCTGCTGCATCCTTAATTTCCCAGAAACGTTTGAGAGTGTTGTCGATACTTTCCAGTGTGGTCATGCAACAACTTTGAGTTGACACTTGAGCAGCTGGAATCGGTCCGATTTCTCCAACTACGAGCCATCCAAATACGCTCTGTTTGAGTACTGGAAGACCAGGGCCCATGCGAATTGTGCGATCCAAGACCAAATCCCAATAATGCTGGCCCCCAATAAGAATGTCTATTGGTTGAGGACGGTACCACTGAGGATCAGCCATCACAAGTTTTGATGGAATTGGTAAGGATGCCTTTGGTATTTCGACTGCGGGATGCAGTCCGGTAATTTTTGTCTGGACGAAGCAATCGGTTTGTGTCCACTTGCTGAATCCTCTAGGGCTAAAGTTCACCGTGACTTGTGTAATGTCCAGGTCTGGCAGCCCCaacttgatttaaaaaaaacaccacCTTTCCCGGTTACACTCACTTCATTTATTCCACCAAAATATTTAGCTTACATACTTAAATAGACTTAATCTACTGCGTCAGCGTCCCAATAACATTAATTGGTCATGAATGCATTTTCTTAACCAATGCTGACCAATGCTGACACAATTAATATTAACCTAGATATTATTACTTCATGTTTTCATTCATACATCACATCTCTCCACcagggaaaaaaaaattttgttttcgtaaagaaaaatttttcgatttttttttctacttattatttttttcttaacaagATCTTGAACTACCTTAATAAATCTAATACTTTTCCTACATCTActgattaaataattttgttctgttttTGTGTACTACCTCTACTTTATTATCCTTCTTAACAATAACATTAGGATTTATATCAATTGTAACGTCATATGGACCCTCATACAATGGTGTCATTTTATTTCCTACttccttttttattaaaatcttttgatttggtaaatatttcctttgATTAAGTTTAGCATCATACTTTAGTTTCCTAATCTCCTTTGATCTATTCAAATTCTCAGTAACTTCACTCTCTGCTTGAACAATTCTATATTTCATTTCCTCTACATAGTCTCCAAATACCTATAATTCATTTTCTAATTGCAAATTAGATGGTACTCTACATTTTTTTCCGAATACAACTTCATAAGGAGTGTATTCTGATGAACTATGAACTGTTGTATTGTATGCAAAACACCAATATGCTACCCATTCGCTCCATGATTTGTGCAATGATTTAAccttcattcataaaaattcatgtaaatttttatgtgtattctCTAAACTTCCTAATGTTTGATGATGATACGCCACGGAATTACTTTTTTCGATGTTTAATGCAATACAAACATTTCTAAATAACTCTGACATAAATTCTTTGCCCCTGTCAGTTAAAATTTCCTTCGGTACTCCATAACGAAGaacaaaattttgaacaaaactCTTTGCTACAGAAAAAGAATCTTTACTTTTGATTGGGTATCCTTCTACAAATTTGGAAAGTTCATCTTGAattgttaaaatatatttattctcAAAATCATCTTCAGGCAATGGTCCTACTAGATCTAGTGTGATTCTTTCAAAAACTGATTTTGGAGTATTTGTTATGACCATGGGTTCTCGGGTGTATTTGGAATGTTTACATGTTTGGCATTCtctacaatttttaatgaatttcttaatgtcttcttgcaaatttttccatataaattttcTACACACATTGCGGTACATTCGGTTTATGCCGGCGTGTCCTCCTGTAGGCAACATGTGAAAGTCATTTAGTATTATCAATTTTTCCTTTAAATCGTGTATTTCCTTTGGTTTCGATAGAACAATTACTTTTACATATTTCAATTCATTACTGTACTTTTTATTCTTCAATTTGTTTATAAATTCTTTAGTGCCTTCATCtttcattaataaaattttctttatattatttttttgacaaaatatatCAAGTTCCTTCAGCAATGAAATTAGATTCAAAGTTGACTTTTGACTCTTGACATATAAAGtatcatttttcaaattaatcgcGATTTCATTATCATATTTGTCATCATTATTATCATGTGTTTCTTTTAGTTCTATCTTTAATTCTGGCACATTTTTTGGCTTTTTAAGTAATTCAACGATTTTAGGAATTTCTTGTTCTGCATCTTCATCTTTTGATTCACTATTCTGAGGCTTTTTCGTCATACTTCTCGTTATAACATTTATAACATTTTGATTTAGTTCTCTTAGTTCATTCAACGTTATTCGCGAGGGAGCATCTGCTGTTACATTAGAACTTCCTTTGACATATTCTACGACAAAGTCATACTCTTCTAACGCAATTCTGAATTTCATTAATCTGCTCGAGGGGTTCGACATTCCGAAAAGATAAACTAACGGCTTATGGTCTgttagaattttaaattttcttccgAATAAATATGGTCTGAAGTGTTTCGTAGCCCAGACTATCGCTAATAATTCTTTTTCAACTGTGCAATAGTTTTTCTCTGCCGAATTTAATGATCTACTTGCATAGGCTACAGGCTTATCTGTAGAATTCGATAGTACTGCTCCTATCGCATATCCTGACGCGTctgttcttaaaataaattcattcgAAGGATCAAAGTTTGGAAAGTCTAATACTGGTGCTGTAGTCAATTTCGTTTTTAATGTATCAAATGCGTTTTGGCACTCTTGTGTCCAATTGAATTCAACATTCTTTTTGTTTAAGTTATGTAAAGGTTTtgcaatttgtgaaaaattttgaatatgtcttCTGTAATAATTAGCAAAGGCAGTGAATCTCTTTGCTTCTTTGGCATCTTTTGGCACAGGatattcttttaaaactttaattttttctggatctggtgcgattccttcattacTAATCATGTGACCGAGATAATTTATTTGTTTGCAAAGGAACTCACATTTTAatggatttaattttaaattactttgtCTTAATCTTTCgaaaacttttattaaatttttgttatgtTCCTTAAGGTTTTTTCCAAATATTATTATATCATCTAGATAGATAAAACAGTTAGTGTAATTTAGACCAGACATGGCTACAGTCATGAGTCTTGAAAAAGCACTAGGGCTAATTTTCAAACCCATTGGCAATCTGCATAACCTAAATTGACCTCTATCTGTGCTAAAAGCTGTAATATTTCGACTGTTTTCTTCTAATGGTACCTGATAATAACCTTGGGACATGTCTAAATGCGAAAAATAGATTGCACCTCCTAATGAATCCAAAATATCAGTGATACAAGGCAGAGGGAATTTGTCATCTTGAATGCGTTCATTTACTTTTCTATAATCTATTACTACTCTGTACTttttatttccatctctgtctaATTTTTTAGGTACTAATAGTAACGGACTGGACCATTCACTACATGCTTCTTCCGCGATTCCATCCTCGATCATTTTCTTTACTTGCTTGTTAATTTCTTCCTTTTGAGTATGTGGCAATCTGTATGGTTTTACAAAAACTGGCGTACTTTCcggttttaaatatattttctgatttAATACGTTTGTAGTCGTCAGTTTATCTCCTTCCAAATAAAATATGTCTGAATATTTTCCACATATCCTTTGTATATCttccttttcttcttcattCAAGTGCTTCAAATCTAGCTTTTTCAAAACTTCTTCTACTCTTTTGACGTCTTGCTTTTCTCCTGCAAAAGTGACTAGTTTAAAGTCTGTTAATTTCTCGATTTTAGGTTTGTATTCTTTAATTTCCTTTTCATCTGATGTGACGTTCATGATTCTCACAGGGATAGTTCCATTCACGGGTTTAACTATCATATTTGCTACAACTACGCCTGGTGTAATTTCCTCTCCTCCTATTACGCAATCTTCCGTTTCATTTACACGCAAATATTGTATTGTTTCGCATCTTGGTGGGATCTtcattgaaaaaactttttcctcaaataatttattagaatatttttgtcCCTCTACGTCTATTATTATCAATGATTCCTCGTTGCTTATTACTGCTTTATATTTATCTATAAAGTCCATACCTAAAATAccatcaaaatttgatttaaagttATCCATTATAATAAATTCATGTTTAACATTAACGTTCTTAATTTCTaaatctgcagatatctttccCTTAATTTTTACGTTTCCTACTATACCATTAATATTAACATTATAATTTCTATCGATTTTACTTCTTATTAGTATCTTTTCTCTCTTTATTATACTAATGCTGGCTCCTGTATCTACCATTAGAAATCTAGTTTCTCCCtcaattttaatatatattccCTTTATTTTCGCCATTATTACGGTTTTAtgtttttaacgaaaattgaaaaatgctaCTTGTTCCGTTTCGTCATTGTTGTGAGTTGAGTTGGACCCGTGTCCTTCTTCTTAGGTATAATTTACGTTACCCTGACTGTTTCTCGACCAATTTCCATGATATTTTCCATTACTATGTCCTTGAGAATTACCTTGGCCTCGTCTGCCGTTATTTCCGTTTCCTCTGTGGTTATAATTCCCTCTTCCTCTATTGTTGTTGTATGAACCACGGTTGGAATAAGAATTAGAATTTCCTCTATTCCCGTAATTTCCTTTACCTGTATTGTTATTGTTACCGCCTCTATAATATTGACCTTTATAATGTCCtcttgaatttcttttaaaagtgaaaattttctcattctCCCTATGTCCTGCTTGAATCATATCCTGCTCAATAGCTACCTGTATCGCGTCTCTAATTCCTGTAATATTGCGTGCTCTTAATGCGTTTCTAACATCTTGGTCATTTAAACCTTCTACAAATGCTATCACTGTATTTGGTTCATTTGCGACTCTCAAAATTCTTTGATGTTCTTCAGTTCCTTCCGATTGTGCAATTGTCATTTGTTCAAGTAATCGTTCGAGATATCTCCCGTAATCAAGAATTGATCTATTTCCTTGTTTTGCTGTTGAGATTCTGCGATTTAAAATCTGTGGGGTTGGGCTTGGTAGAAGATAGCTACGAATATCCGCGATTAAAGAACTTGATGATTCGTAGGATGAACTTAGTTTCAATCTTTGTTGTCTAGTGAGTCTTTGTTTTAATACGAAATCAATGAGTTTAGGCTTTTCCGTATTGCTCAAAATTGAATCATAATATTCGACGTTGCTAATTAATTCTTCTAGGGTCTCATTTTTCCCATCAACTTTAGTAATTAAATTCAATGCTATTTTTATATCGAAATTTGCCATTTTGTCATTCGTGTTATCGTTCACTTCACTAGCGTTTGATGAAATATCTCCTATACTATTATTTTCTTCGTTAATATTAACTAATCgactttcttcaattttttgtcGTCTGTGTTCGAAATATGACTTTGCGATAGAATATGTTGTATCGAAATATTCAAATGCTTTAAAATTATCTGAATCTTTTTCTATTTTACCAAGTTTTTGTGCTATTTCTTTATATCTTTGTTTAAATTCTTTTAGTTTTAAGAAATATacttctattacttttaaatcactttttctcTCTTGATTGTCTTTCTTTGCATTTGTTAAAAGTTGATCGatatctttatttaaatttattattgattGATCCATTAattcctattttttttcaacaattatTCTCAATAATCGGTTTAactattaatttcttaatttactCACAATTTTTACTTCATTCTGTTGAATTTTCGTTGAAATCTATCCTGTAGTCTGTCGAAGTCAGCATCTTCCTGTAGACTCTGATGTTGGTTGCTATTGGCGTGCTGCATCTGTTGCTGGATTTGTTGCATCATATTCTTGTAGTTTTTTATCTCGGGACTTCTTAAGCGTTGCTCAATCTTCCGACGGATTCTGCTGCTGCTACGGCATGTTGACGGATAGCTCTGGTGGCTCCTGATTTGCATCTTTCGTAGATTTTTGCTGCTACCATGATTACGATGATAACTAACAGAACAATAACCAAAATCTCGAGTCTCTGCATTTGTTGATTTAGGGATGTTATAATGGCTGCATCATTCTGAATCTGCTTTAGTTTTTGCTCCAATTTTTGCTCTGTTCCTCCTTGGGCTATGGTGTTGGATTGTAGATATTCTGGACAGCTGCAGGTGGTACCCATCTTTGTttcttaggtttttttttcacttttttttctcactacTTTTAcactattttgactttttttttcactgttcaCATCACTATAATTTGGCAGACCATCTTAATTCCATGTGTGCCATGTTTTACTCAGATTTGGCAGGATCTGTAACGTCCAAGTCTGGCAGGATCGCCATGTAATGTCCAGGTCTGGCAGCCCCAACTTGATTTAAAAAAACACCACCTTTCCCGGTTACACTCACTTCATTTATTCCACCAAAATATTTAGCTTACATACTTAAATAGACTTAATCTACTGCGTCAGCGTCCCAATAACATTAATTGGTCATGAATGCATTTTCTTAACCAATGCTGACCAATGCTGACACAATTAATATTAACCTAGATATTATTACTTCATGTTTTCATTCATACATCACACTTGAAAGCGAGATGGTGAGATTTGAGCTCCTACTCTCTCAAGACGGCAATTTGAGTTCCTCTTGGGGAGTTTCAACAATTGGCACATCTTCTCCGTGATGATATTGACTTGGGACCCGGAATCGAGGACTGCCCTGCATGGTAGCTTGTCTCCTTCAGTAGTCTGAATGTAGATTACAGCAGTAGCCAGCAATACATTAGGTACAATTGATGGAGCTGTACAGTTCAGAGAAGAAGAAGTTCCTGGTACCGGCGTGGGTTGAGTTCCCGTTGTGTTAGTAACTGCGTTTGTCTCGATTGATGCCAAGTTGGCGGATGCTGCATCTTGAATTGATGGCATTTCCGGATGGAAAGCAAAATGGAGCCAAGTGCTATGCTTTTCCGCGCAATGTTTGCATGCTGAGGATTGGCAGTTATTCACAGAATGGCCTGGATCCAAGCAATTAATGCACAGTTTTGCTGTTCTCACAATTTCGAAACGATTTGTATCATTCAGTCCACGAAATTTGTAACATTTGACTGTGCGGTGGTTTGATTTTCCACAGCAAGCGCATGGAATGGTTGAATGGACATTGGTAACTGTATTACCTTGACTCGATGAGGTCGCTGCCGCCAGGTTTGCTGACCAGTTCGGTGCTGCTTTGTTTGGTGGCTTGGATTTCATCTCAGTCCTCTTGGCTGGCTTCTCTGTCTTGGAAGTGATGACCGCTTCCATGGTCTTGTAGCGTTTAGAAAGGAAACTGACAAATTCTGTCCAAGTTGGAATTTTATTGTATACAACCCTTGACCACAAGACCTTAGTTTCAGGATCTAATTTCTCCAAGATGAGATAAATCAACCAAATGTCTCTCTCCTTGATGTCCATGGAATCCAATGCCTGTACTGATGACGTCACTGTTCTGTACATGCGTCTTGTGATCTCGGCGGAGGGTTCAGTCATCTTCGGAATATTCATGAAGGCACGAACGTGACTCATTGCAATCACCAAGACGTTGTCATATGTTTCCATCAGCATATCCCAAGCAATTTTGTAATTCGTTGCTGTTACTGAGAGATTATCTATGACTGACTTTGCCTCTCCCTTCAACGCTTTGTGCAAGTAATAGAACTTGTTGATGTCGTTCAGGGACTCATTTTGGTCAATAATTGCGAGGAATATATCTCGGAAGGTTGTCCATTCAGTATATTTGCCATCAAATTCTGGGACAGAAAGCTCTTCTAATTTTGCAGCTGAACATGCATCAGCGTTCCTGGTTTTAGGTGTAGAAGCCGTAATGGAGTTGTTTTCTGAGATCAAAAGGTTCAATGTAGCCTCAAATTTGTTCAGCTCAGCCTCTcgattagggcgtttcaactaggaaaaaaaatttttggcactattctcacggtgctgtatttgatgagacaagaaagtttttcttctacgaccatatgatcagacgctgtttagaggtggctaaaCGACCCTCTCTTTAGAAcatatttctgattttaccggattttacactacagagagggtcgttcagccacctctaaacagcgtctgatcatatggtcgtagaagaaaaactttcttgtctcatcaaatacagcaccgtgagaatagtgccaaaaaaattttttcctagttgaaacgccctactcTCGATCCTCTTTGTATCTCATTTCCGCCAATCTGCGTTCTACTTCCTGCTGAATCTGCTGTTCATCGAGCCTGGCATTGATGAACTCGAACATTCCTCGAATATTGTCGTCTTTACCCTTCATTGACACCGCCTTTTCGCGAAGCTTGACTAACTGAGCTTCGCTG
The nucleotide sequence above comes from Phlebotomus papatasi isolate M1 unplaced genomic scaffold, Ppap_2.1 HiC_scaffold_116, whole genome shotgun sequence. Encoded proteins:
- the LOC129808849 gene encoding uncharacterized protein LOC129808849: MADPQWYRPQPIDILIGGQHYWDLVLDRTIRMGPGLPVLKQSVFGWLVVGEIGPIPAAQVSTQSCCMTTLESIDNTLKRFWEIKDAAGPAERKDEDEQAEKIYQETITRDETGRFIVHLPLTKRVQDLPSNKPNAARQLYFLERKLRASPDLRAKYEGVFAEYQALRIIEKVPKDEIDRKAYYLPYHGVYKESSTTTKLRVVFNASSKSKNGLSLNDTLLTGPLTQPPLIETLWRFRQHQWALTCDITKMYLQFLVTPEQRDYHRFLWRTHKLGEVEEYRFRTLCFGVASSPYLATRSLIQLASEDGDKFPAAQETIRSSFYVDDCLVSADSIEQLQQIKSELIELLAGAGLQLNKWTSNAPSLCGSGQAKDVTANVADNEPVKTLGLLWNLLI
- the LOC129808848 gene encoding uncharacterized protein LOC129808848, with the translated sequence MVNAKCLMQNLWQLKCDWDEEVPESVLSEWISFLKSLRFIPNIKIPRCISEFTQISKREVHLFTDASKKAYGAAIYIVTENSSGFRSTRLLTAKCRVAPVKVATIPKLELCAAALGSRILKAVCDSLNCHNHYCWTDAMIVLCQIRSPVKREAFVKKRLEDILNNTRAERWHHVPTTHNPADLISRGVTAEQLDESSLWWKGPDWLSKSIEYWPTEPEGHQEGCLLATTAQWPDIRKGTQQSGPLLPEEIQRAEIVLVRLEQQELLVDDIKTLSGPKKTPVSKQLRHLQVFLDDDKVMRVKGRLENANVDENTKQPMILPSGPLAKMILHHEHYRLLHAGPTLIMTEIRRKFWPIFGRRLPRDVYWRCITCNKAKPRPCKQLMGQLPTPRVTLTRPFASTGVDFAGPVLVKASKLRKAPVQKTYLAVFICMAVKAVHIEVVGDLTTEAFLASLRRFSARRGTPNHVYSDNGTNFVGAAHSLGKFLANPANQNALIDATSGNSITWHFIPPRSPHWGGLWEAAVKTLKYHLNRIMGTTVLTYEELTTVTTQIEGVMNSRPLTALPETEADPDALTPAHLLMTKPITNLPDWDLEKVFRLDRWQLTQKLYQDISKRWKREYLVSLQRRSKWDKEYSNLHPGDVVLVLDNASSGASWPIARVVDIHPGRDGRVRLVTIRMKNGTYKRPIHVLAKLPTESEHPETSELAKGDFSLGNVLAPTQS